In Dyadobacter sp. CECT 9275, the following proteins share a genomic window:
- a CDS encoding type 1 glutamine amidotransferase domain-containing protein codes for MKVLIVCTNHDSYPSKTGKTGLWLNELTHFYDCMVKRRLLVDIVSPQGGEIPMDERSLDLKDEINLQYSEDQAFQFKIKNSLSPSQINAGDYRLIYFAGGHGAMWDLTDHKGLQEITQKIYENGGMVTAVSHGVCGLINVRLSDGTYLLQDKYLTGFTSMEETLMSLVSEVPFYLEDVLKERGAHFTKSVIPFIEYIEMDERLITGQNPNSAKKVASKALEELFEK; via the coding sequence ATGAAAGTACTCATTGTCTGTACCAACCACGATTCCTATCCGTCGAAAACAGGTAAAACCGGCCTGTGGCTCAATGAACTGACGCACTTTTATGATTGTATGGTCAAACGGCGTTTATTGGTTGACATTGTAAGCCCCCAGGGAGGAGAAATTCCTATGGACGAACGAAGCCTTGATCTGAAAGACGAGATCAATCTTCAATATTCAGAGGATCAGGCATTTCAGTTTAAAATTAAAAATTCCCTAAGCCCCTCTCAAATCAACGCGGGAGATTACCGCCTGATCTATTTCGCGGGCGGACATGGCGCAATGTGGGATCTGACCGACCACAAAGGACTTCAGGAAATAACCCAGAAAATATACGAAAATGGCGGAATGGTAACCGCCGTCAGCCATGGAGTTTGCGGGCTCATCAATGTGCGCCTGTCCGACGGCACCTACCTGCTGCAGGACAAATACCTTACCGGATTTACCAGCATGGAAGAAACACTGATGAGCCTGGTGAGTGAAGTACCCTTTTATCTGGAAGACGTCCTTAAGGAACGCGGGGCACATTTCACCAAATCTGTAATACCATTTATCGAGTACATCGAAATGGACGAGCGGCTTATTACCGGGCAGAATCCCAACTCCGCCAAAAAAGTTGCATCAAAAGCCCTGGAAGAGCTTTTTGAAAAATAG
- the lysA gene encoding diaminopimelate decarboxylase, which produces MQLSENNTYQIQGISPSELIETYGSPLYVYDGGTIRRKVAELQEAFSSVNMKIKYACKANTNLSILRLMREIGVELDVVSPGEFEMGRLAGYDAGQITFTPSGVPFHEVKEAVEAGALVNVDSIPLLEWFGKTYGSTKPCLIRIKPNVAAGGNAKIMTAHADSKFGISVLLIEQILEVVNRYGIKVIGLHQHTGSDIKDAEPFIQVADILFETAKRFPDLQIVDLGGGFKVSYKPGDEITDMHLLGTKISERFKKFCAEYGRELQLWFEPGKFLVSESGYLLTTTTVVKEDPARNFVHVDTGLNHLIRPMMYGSYHHILNTSNPGGTEKTYNVVGYICETDTFASDRTLSEVRPGDILVMLNAGAYGYTMSSHYNARFRPAEVLVDHGSAKLIRRRESLKDLLGTQDGL; this is translated from the coding sequence ATGCAGCTCTCAGAAAACAATACCTATCAAATACAAGGCATTAGCCCGTCAGAACTGATAGAAACTTACGGCAGCCCGTTGTATGTTTATGACGGTGGCACCATCCGCCGCAAAGTGGCAGAACTGCAGGAGGCCTTCTCTTCGGTGAACATGAAAATCAAATATGCCTGTAAAGCCAATACCAACCTTTCTATTCTCCGGCTGATGCGGGAAATTGGTGTAGAACTGGATGTAGTCTCACCCGGGGAATTTGAAATGGGGCGGCTTGCCGGGTACGACGCAGGCCAGATCACCTTTACCCCCAGCGGTGTTCCTTTCCATGAGGTGAAGGAGGCAGTAGAAGCAGGTGCTTTGGTTAATGTAGACAGTATACCCCTTCTGGAGTGGTTCGGAAAGACTTATGGCAGTACTAAACCCTGCCTGATCCGGATCAAACCGAATGTGGCTGCGGGTGGAAATGCCAAGATCATGACCGCACATGCCGACTCCAAATTCGGAATTTCGGTATTATTAATTGAGCAGATACTGGAAGTTGTAAACCGTTACGGCATTAAAGTGATCGGTTTGCACCAGCACACCGGTTCCGACATTAAGGATGCCGAACCTTTCATCCAGGTTGCAGATATCCTCTTTGAAACCGCCAAACGTTTCCCAGACCTTCAGATCGTTGACCTTGGCGGCGGATTTAAGGTATCCTACAAGCCGGGCGACGAAATAACCGACATGCATTTACTTGGTACCAAAATCTCAGAGCGTTTCAAAAAATTCTGTGCCGAGTATGGGCGTGAGTTGCAGCTTTGGTTTGAACCTGGTAAATTCCTGGTAAGCGAGTCAGGATACCTGCTTACTACCACAACGGTTGTCAAGGAGGATCCGGCACGTAATTTTGTCCATGTCGACACCGGCCTCAACCACCTGATCCGCCCGATGATGTACGGCTCCTATCATCATATACTTAATACCTCCAATCCGGGAGGAACCGAAAAGACATACAATGTGGTGGGGTACATCTGTGAAACTGACACTTTTGCATCAGACCGCACACTTTCGGAGGTTCGTCCGGGTGATATTCTGGTTATGCTGAATGCAGGGGCTTATGGCTACACGATGAGCTCTCATTATAACGCCAGATTCAGGCCAGCTGAAGTACTGGTAGACCACGGCTCCGCAAAGCTCATCAGAAGGCGTGAATCTTTAAAGGATCTGCTCGGTACACAGGACGGACTATAG
- the pyrF gene encoding orotidine-5'-phosphate decarboxylase, whose protein sequence is MTYEALFEQILTKRSYLCVGLDTDIKKIPSHLLKEQDPIFAFNKQIIDATAEYCVSYKPNIAFYEALGAKGWESLQKTIEYIPKSHFTIADAKRGDIGNTSGLYARTFFDPKSSGLDFDAVTVAPYMGSDSVLPFLEFEEKWVILLALTSNAGSSDFQRLKTENGALFEEVLRISQTWAGADRMIYVVGATQTQDIAHIRTIAPAHFLLVPGVGAQGGNLEEVSRFGMNKSCGLLVNASRSIIYAGNGVDFALHAGLEAKKLQEEMSVYLDKYLTA, encoded by the coding sequence ATGACTTACGAAGCGCTTTTTGAACAGATTTTAACCAAGAGATCCTATCTCTGTGTTGGTCTTGACACTGATATTAAAAAAATCCCGTCTCACCTGCTGAAAGAACAGGACCCCATTTTTGCCTTTAACAAACAGATCATAGATGCTACTGCGGAATATTGCGTTTCCTACAAACCCAATATTGCATTTTACGAAGCATTAGGTGCAAAGGGTTGGGAAAGTCTGCAGAAAACAATTGAGTACATCCCAAAAAGCCATTTTACCATTGCAGATGCAAAAAGGGGAGATATCGGAAACACCTCAGGACTATATGCCCGCACTTTTTTTGACCCCAAATCTTCCGGACTCGACTTTGATGCTGTAACAGTAGCACCTTATATGGGAAGCGATTCCGTACTCCCATTCCTGGAATTTGAAGAAAAATGGGTGATACTGCTCGCGCTTACCTCCAATGCAGGAAGTTCAGATTTTCAGCGATTGAAAACAGAAAACGGGGCCTTGTTTGAAGAAGTACTTCGAATATCACAAACGTGGGCCGGTGCCGACAGGATGATCTATGTTGTTGGCGCCACTCAGACACAGGACATTGCGCATATCCGGACCATTGCTCCCGCACATTTCCTGCTGGTTCCTGGTGTGGGTGCACAAGGAGGAAACCTTGAGGAAGTTTCCCGTTTTGGCATGAACAAATCATGCGGCCTGCTCGTCAACGCGTCCCGAAGTATCATATATGCTGGTAATGGTGTAGATTTTGCCCTCCATGCCGGATTGGAGGCAAAGAAACTCCAGGAGGAAATGTCGGTGTATCTGGACAAATATCTGACCGCCTGA
- the rfbC gene encoding dTDP-4-dehydrorhamnose 3,5-epimerase gives MHIRETSISGLIEFTPRIFEDERGLFFESFNSASFEQYGLPTNFVQDNQSFSKKGVVRGLHFQNAPFAQGKLVRVISGRVLDVAVDIRPESPTFGKYEVFELTGERNNMAYIPEGFAHGFAALEDSIFSYKCTNVYNKQSESGILWNDPSLNIDWGVANPIVSEKDLLLPTFKSLFSKQDL, from the coding sequence ATGCACATCCGGGAAACATCGATTTCAGGTTTGATTGAGTTTACTCCAAGAATTTTTGAAGACGAAAGGGGGCTGTTTTTTGAATCCTTCAATAGTGCTTCGTTTGAACAGTACGGTTTGCCCACCAACTTTGTTCAGGATAACCAGTCTTTCTCTAAAAAAGGAGTTGTTCGCGGGTTACATTTTCAAAATGCGCCTTTTGCCCAAGGCAAATTGGTGAGGGTTATTTCCGGCCGGGTGTTGGATGTTGCCGTGGATATTCGTCCTGAATCCCCGACTTTTGGAAAGTACGAGGTTTTTGAATTAACCGGAGAACGTAATAACATGGCATATATCCCGGAGGGTTTTGCGCACGGTTTTGCTGCGCTGGAAGATTCCATTTTTAGCTACAAATGTACTAACGTATACAACAAGCAAAGCGAGTCGGGAATTTTATGGAATGATCCTTCCCTGAATATAGACTGGGGCGTGGCGAATCCTATTGTTTCTGAAAAGGACCTACTCCTTCCTACCTTCAAATCTTTATTCAGTAAACAAGACCTCTGA